From Heteronotia binoei isolate CCM8104 ecotype False Entrance Well chromosome 12, APGP_CSIRO_Hbin_v1, whole genome shotgun sequence, the proteins below share one genomic window:
- the C12H11orf52 gene encoding uncharacterized protein C11orf52 homolog: MGNRQGCCRRGWNWPSPFKRKNVKTGTRISKPNSQNPESKQGFDAAPVYDDVSEFPVYATVNKPKNAKRDDSNVHYADIQVFSKIRERSAEEVKTLHSQNATEYATLNFPRAAPKYDSKNGTLV; encoded by the exons GAACTGGCCATCGCCATTTAAGAGGAAAAACGTAAagacag GTACAAGAATCAGTAAGCCAAATTCACAGAACCCAGAGAGCAAGCAG GGATTTGATGCTGCTCCAGTTTACGATGACGTGTCGGAATTCCCCGTCTACGCCACGGTGAACAAGCCCAAGAACGCGAAGCGCGATGACAGCAACGTGCATTATGCAGACATCCAGGTCTTCAGCAAAATCCGGGAGCGCTCGGCTGAAGAGGTGAAGACCCTGCATTCCCAGAATGCCACGGAGTACGCCACCCTCAACTTTCCCAGGGCTGCGCCGAAATATGACAGTAAGAACGGGACGCTGGTGTAA